Part of the Candidatus Thorarchaeota archaeon genome is shown below.
ATTATCCTCTTTTTTGTTGTCAAGGAACCAGAAGTCCCTCATGATTCACGTGATAAGATGGGTATCGTGGAAGCATTCCAGACTGTGTCTTTCTCGGAGGACAAATCTGCAGCTGCATTGCTTTGTGCTATTCTGTTCTGGTTTTTCGGGTATAACGCTATAGAGACATGGTTTACACGTTATGGTAAAGAAGTCCTCGGTTTCCTCACTGCCGACGCATCGTTTCTGCTGAATGGGATTGCTTTGTCCTTTGTCATCTTCGCTGTTCCAGCAGGTTATGTTGCAGGTAAGATTGGACGGAGACGGACTATCCTAGTGGGTCTATGTATCATGATTGCTTCCCTCTTTGTGCTCTGGTTTGCGGTTGACTACTGGCTGATTCTTGGAATTCTAGGTATAGCTGGGGTTGGTTGGGCTTTTGTTAATGTTAACAGCATCGTCATGATTTGGCAACTTATCGGTCAGGAGAAGGTTGGCGCCGGAACTGGGTTGTACTACGCTAGCAGTATGACAGCTGCTATTGTTGGTCCATTCATAAGCGGAGTCATTTTCGATCTGACCTCCATAGCTGTGCTTTTCCCGCTTTCAATCACGTTCTTCGTCATCTCATTGATTCTCACCCTCATGGTCCGAACAGGTGAAGTTGGTGATGCTGCTATTGGAGAATGAAGCTCTTCACTAGAGTAGAACAAACCACGTTAGAAGTGGAAGCCAGTATCCGCGTAGCCGCTCTTAGCGGCATTCCGTTTTCTAGCTCCATACGTGAATATGACAAATGCCACGAATGACATTATCATAGCATTGAGCAGTATAGGGGTATAGCTTGGCCAGACAAAATAGAGAATCGTTGCTATAATGGGACCTATGACGCCTGAGATAGACATCATTGACTGAAGCAGTCCTGAAGCTGTACTTTTCTCTTGGTTCCGATCAGTGACATATCGAAGAGCCCCAACATACAGACATGCCCAGGAGAATCCAAGTAGAATCTGAGCAGGAATCATCTGAATGATATTGGTTACCAAGGCAAACCAAGCAAAGGTTACGGCAGACGCCAGAAGCCCCATTATAACTAGCTTCTCATATCCTATACGGTCCGTAATGGCGGCCATGAAAATTACCTGACTAATCGAATTGCTGGCTTGAACAATCCCAATCATGAAGAAGTTAGCACCCAAGTCGCTAAGAAGAAGAGGCCATAGGGTCCATACAGCGGAAGCACTGCTGTGACGAATAAGAATTGCAAGATAGACCGGGAGATTCTGCTTCAGTGTTTTCATTGGCAGCAAAGGAACATCCATCTCAGTATGCTCTATTGGAGGCAGCTTCATTGAGGCGGCAAATGCCATCATGTAGAAAAGACTGGAAAGGCCAAACGCATAATAGATGTTGAAGCCTGCAGCCAGTCCGGCTAGCGCGGTTCCAATCCCCCATCCGAGCGCACCAAAGGTAGCGAATCTTCCCATTGCCATCTTAGATTCGTGAGCATAGGCTGCTAGTGCTCCTGGATATATGCCAATACAGAAGCCGTTCAGCACTCTGATGATGAAAAGCGACTCTGGCGATGAGGCTATGAGAAGGAAAGCAAAGCTCAAAGTAGAAAGCAGTAAACCAATTCTCAGAACGATTCTACGTCCATAAATATCGCCTGCTCGTCCGAAAATATAGCTTGAGAGAAACATGGCAGCAGCATAAGAGCTCACCAATAATGTTACGTAGAATTCGTTTGCTCCTAGGTAATCCCTTGCTAGTATCGGAACATAGGTGAAGGCAGAAAGGACTGCAGCTCCGGCCATAATCTGGATAGTCTCGGTCTTCACCAGTCGCCCACCGTTACGGAAGCGAAGGTCATCT
Proteins encoded:
- a CDS encoding MFS transporter; its protein translation is KKDWSVYNSYLPADFLPTFIAGDFQNTIIGAVMVLDNAVALFMQPYIGAKSDATQTKWGRRMPYIMIGAPIAAAFFTLVAYGWAVFGFWAMFAFITSFNIAMAFYRAPVVALMPDLVPEEHRSKANGVINLMGGIGAIYAFAVASQIYKINSPAIGSFLGVTAEQSGPILAFLTTSVIMVVSVIILFFVVKEPEVPHDSRDKMGIVEAFQTVSFSEDKSAAALLCAILFWFFGYNAIETWFTRYGKEVLGFLTADASFLLNGIALSFVIFAVPAGYVAGKIGRRRTILVGLCIMIASLFVLWFAVDYWLILGILGIAGVGWAFVNVNSIVMIWQLIGQEKVGAGTGLYYASSMTAAIVGPFISGVIFDLTSIAVLFPLSITFFVISLILTLMVRTGEVGDAAIGE
- a CDS encoding MFS transporter, which gives rise to MKTETIQIMAGAAVLSAFTYVPILARDYLGANEFYVTLLVSSYAAAMFLSSYIFGRAGDIYGRRIVLRIGLLLSTLSFAFLLIASSPESLFIIRVLNGFCIGIYPGALAAYAHESKMAMGRFATFGALGWGIGTALAGLAAGFNIYYAFGLSSLFYMMAFAASMKLPPIEHTEMDVPLLPMKTLKQNLPVYLAILIRHSSASAVWTLWPLLLSDLGANFFMIGIVQASNSISQVIFMAAITDRIGYEKLVIMGLLASAVTFAWFALVTNIIQMIPAQILLGFSWACLYVGALRYVTDRNQEKSTASGLLQSMMSISGVIGPIIATILYFVWPSYTPILLNAMIMSFVAFVIFTYGARKRNAAKSGYADTGFHF